In Pleurocapsa sp. PCC 7319, the following are encoded in one genomic region:
- a CDS encoding ribonuclease J codes for MSKVNKKVSVPTVKIIPLGGLHEIGKNTCVFEYEDDIILLDAGLGFPSDQMHGINIVLPDMTYLRENSHRIKGMIVTHGHEDHIGGIAYHLKQFDIPVIYGPRLAMSLLSDKLEEAGVSDRTTLKSVIPREIVRIGKHFSAEFIRNTHSIADSFSVAIHTPIGVIIHTGDFKIDHTPVDGEHYDLQKLAEHGEKGVLCLLSDSTNAEVPGHTPSERSVYPNLNRIFGQAEGRIMVTTFSSSVHRVNMVLDLAQKHGRKVAVVGRSMLNVIAHARKLGYIQCRDDLFEPLRSVNRLPDDKVLILTTGSQGETLAAMTRISRGEHRQIRVQEGDTIVFSANPIPGNTIAVVNTIDRLMMQGAKVIYGRREGIHVSGHGSREDHKLMLNLTRPKFFVPVHGEHRMLVEHSGMARAMGIPEENIVVIKNGNIIELTENSIGVNGEVPSGIELVDRAGIVRDDVMKERQQLAEDGVVTVAAVIDWSGNLVAPPALHLRGVATSIETSLLQQLVVRTMERILGDRWSDFSTNNGGEPEVNWSEVRLEIEGGLQRLMKRELRSRPLVVFLLQTPEKQPAKLTRRRRRSTATTPAPVISRRS; via the coding sequence ATGAGTAAAGTAAACAAAAAAGTTAGCGTACCAACTGTGAAAATCATTCCTTTAGGTGGATTACACGAAATTGGCAAAAATACCTGTGTTTTTGAATATGAAGATGACATTATCTTGCTTGATGCTGGATTAGGTTTTCCTTCAGATCAGATGCACGGTATCAATATTGTCCTGCCTGATATGACATATCTCAGAGAAAATTCTCACCGTATTAAGGGCATGATTGTCACTCACGGTCATGAAGATCACATCGGCGGCATTGCTTATCACCTCAAGCAGTTTGATATACCTGTAATTTATGGTCCAAGGCTGGCAATGTCTCTATTGAGTGACAAATTAGAAGAAGCGGGAGTTAGCGATCGCACTACGCTTAAAAGTGTTATCCCGAGAGAGATTGTCCGCATTGGGAAGCATTTCTCTGCTGAGTTTATTCGTAACACCCACTCAATTGCGGATAGTTTTAGTGTCGCTATTCATACTCCCATTGGCGTGATTATTCACACAGGAGATTTTAAAATCGATCATACTCCTGTTGATGGGGAACATTACGACCTACAAAAGCTAGCAGAACACGGCGAAAAAGGTGTCCTGTGCTTGCTGAGTGACTCCACTAATGCTGAAGTTCCAGGACATACGCCATCAGAACGTTCAGTCTATCCGAATCTCAACCGCATCTTTGGTCAGGCAGAAGGAAGGATTATGGTGACAACTTTTTCTTCTTCAGTGCATCGAGTAAACATGGTTCTCGATTTAGCCCAAAAGCACGGTCGCAAAGTAGCAGTGGTAGGGCGTTCCATGCTTAACGTGATCGCTCATGCACGAAAGTTGGGTTATATTCAATGCCGTGACGATCTTTTTGAACCCTTGCGCTCCGTCAATCGTTTACCAGACGATAAAGTTTTAATTCTGACTACTGGTTCTCAAGGAGAGACTTTAGCCGCGATGACTCGTATTTCCAGGGGTGAACATCGACAAATTAGAGTCCAAGAAGGAGATACGATTGTATTTTCTGCCAACCCCATTCCTGGTAACACTATTGCAGTAGTTAACACGATTGATCGTCTGATGATGCAGGGAGCAAAAGTCATTTATGGTCGCCGAGAAGGAATCCATGTTTCCGGTCATGGTTCTAGAGAAGATCATAAGTTAATGCTCAATTTGACTAGACCTAAGTTCTTTGTGCCTGTTCATGGTGAACATCGGATGCTAGTGGAACACTCAGGAATGGCTCGGGCGATGGGTATTCCTGAAGAAAATATTGTGGTGATCAAAAACGGTAATATTATTGAACTTACGGAAAATAGTATTGGCGTAAACGGAGAAGTTCCTTCTGGTATTGAACTAGTAGATCGTGCAGGTATTGTCCGAGATGATGTCATGAAAGAAAGACAGCAGTTAGCTGAAGATGGAGTAGTTACTGTTGCCGCCGTGATCGATTGGTCTGGTAATTTAGTTGCACCTCCTGCACTACATTTACGCGGAGTCGCTACATCAATTGAAACATCTTTGCTACAGCAACTAGTTGTAAGAACAATGGAGCGAATTTTAGGCGATCGCTGGAGCGACTTTAGTACCAACAACGGCGGTGAACCCGAAGTTAACTGGTCAGAAGTACGTCTCGAAATAGAAGGCGGCTTGCAGCGTTTAATGAAGCGAGAACTACGTAGTCGTCCCCTCGTAGTGTTTTTATTGCAAACTCCTGAAAAACAACCTGCTAAGCTGACGAGAAGAAGAAGGCGTTCTACTGCCACCACCCCGGCTCCTGTAATCTCTCGCCGTTCCTAG